A region from the Acanthochromis polyacanthus isolate Apoly-LR-REF ecotype Palm Island chromosome 23, KAUST_Apoly_ChrSc, whole genome shotgun sequence genome encodes:
- the LOC127532494 gene encoding mucin-2-like: protein TTTAPITTTTVPTTTTTAPTTTTTAPTTTTSAPTTTTTAPTTTTTVPTTTTTAPTTTTTAPTTSTSAPTTTAPTTTTSAPTTTAPSTTTTVAPTTTTAPTTTTSAPTTTTTAPTTTTTAPTTTTTVPTTTTTAPTTTTAPTTTTTAPTTTTTAPITTTTVPTTTTTAPTTTTTAPTTTTAPTTTTTAPTTTTTAPITTTTVPTTTTTAPTTTTSAPTTTTTAPTTTTTAPTTTTSAPSTTTSAPTTTTTAPTTTTTVPTTTTTAPTTTTAPTTTTTAPTTTTSAPTTTTSAPTTTTTAPTTTTTAPTTTTSAPSTTTSAPTTTTTAPTTTTTVPTTTTTAPTTTTAPTTTTTAPTTTTTAPITTTTVPTTTTTAPTTTTTAPTTTTTAPTTTTTVPTTTTTAPTTTTAPTTTTTAPITTTTVPTTTATAPTSTTAPTTTTTAPTTTTTAPTTTTTAPTTTTTAPTTTTSAATTTTTTPTTTTTAPTTTTSAPTTTTTAPTTTTTAPTTTTTVPTTTTTAPTTTTAPTTTTTAPTTTTTAPITTTTVPTTTTTAPTTTTTAPTTTTTAPTTTTTVPTTTTTAPTTTTAPTTTTTAPITTTTVPTTTATAPTSTTAPTTTTTAPTTTTTAPTTTTTAPTTTTTAPTTTTSAPTTTTTTPTTTTTAPTTTTSAPTTTTTAPTTTTTAPTTTTTVPTTTTTAPTTTTAPTTTTTAPTTTTTAPITTTTVPTTTTTAPTTTTTAPTTTTTAPTTTTTVPTTTTTAPTTTTAPTTTTTAPTTTTTAPITTTTVPTTTTTVPTTTTTAPTTTTTAPTTTTTVSTTTTTAPTTTTTAPTTTTTAPTTTTTAPTTSTSAPTTSAPTTTTSAPTTTTAPITTTTVAPTTTTAPTTTTSAPTTTTTAPTTTTAAPTTTTTLPTTTTTTPTTTTAPTTTTSAPTTTTTAPITTTTVPTITTTAPTTTTSAPTTTTTAPTITTTAPTTTTSAPTTTTSAPTTTTTAPTTTTTAPTTTTSAPTTTTTAPTTTTSAPTTTTSAPTTTTTAPTTTTTAPTTTTTAPSTTTSAPTTTTTAPTTTTTAPTTTTTAPTTTTTVSTTTTTAPTTTTTAPTTTTTAPTTTTTAPTTSTSSPTTTAPTTTTSAPTTTAPITTTTVAPTTTTAPTTSTSAPTTTTTAPTTTTTAPTTTTTLPTTTTTAPTTTTSAPTTTTTAPTTTTTAPTTTTSAPTTTTSAPTTTTTAPTTTTTAPTTTTSAPTTTTSAPTTTTTAPTTTTSAPTTTTSAPTTTTTAPTTTTTAPTTTTTAPSTTTSPPTTTTTASTTTTSAPTTTTAPITTTIVPTRTTTAPTTTTTAPTTTTSAPTTTTSAPTTTTTVPTTTTTAPTTTTTAPTTSTSAPTTTAPTTTTSAPTTTAPITTTTVAPTTTTAPTTTTSAPTTTTTAPTTTTTAPTTTTTVPTTTTTAPTTTTAPTTTTTAPTTTTTAPITTTTVPTTTTTAPTTTTSGPTTTTTAPTTTTSAPTTTTTAPTTTTTAPTTTTSAPTTTTSAPTTTTSAPTTTTSAPRTTTTAPTTTTSATTTTTTAPTTTTTAATTSTSAPTTATAPVTTTTVPTTTTTAPTTTTSAPTTTTSAPTTTTTPPTTSTATPPTTTTVPTTITTAPTTTTTAPIMTTSAPTTSTTAPTTTTSAPIMTTSAPTTTTTVPTTSTIAPTTTNAPTTTTSAPTTTTVPTTTTTAPTTMTTVPTTTTSAPTTTTTVPTTTTTAPTTSTTAPTTTTSAPATTSTAPTTPRAPTTTTTNVPTTTTVPTTTTSAPTTSTTVPTTTTSAPTTTTSAPTTTTTVQTTTTTAPTTTSPPSTTISAPTTTTAPLTTAAAPTTSAPITPTAPTTTTASPITTTTVQTTTAPTSTTTAPTTATPAPTTITTAPTTTTSAPTTTTTVPTTTTTAPTTTTTAPIMTTSAPTTTTMAPTTTTSAPIMTTSAPTTTTAPITTATVQQTTITAPTTTTTAPTTTTTVPTTSTTAPTTTTTAPTTSTSAPTTTTVTTTTTTAPTTTTTTTTVAPSTTAAAEPTYVVRCVLSDTPFSADLNDPSSSASMDVRGRLIPTLLFIYRGRFGVLIVRVFIVQFRLLPARTNRTEVDVGVVFQRNTTTLPSNAVVGQTLVDAVSNTTNNFNITIDGTAVSIQDSPVTDNTTTTAPTIANATTAAPVTTAPTTTTSVTTAPTTAATTKHKISLSTTFLLVLLSWLLTNQLQHTW, encoded by the exons acgaCAACTGCTCCAATCACAACGACAActgttccaacaacaaccacaactgctccaactacaaccacaactgcaccaacaacaaccacaagtgctccaactacaaccacaactgctccaacaacaaccacaactgttccaacaacaaccacaactgcaccaacaacaaccacaactgctccaacaacatccacaagtgctccaacaacaactgctccaacaacgaccacaagtgctccaacgaCAACTGCTCCAAGCACGACTACAACTGTTGCAcccacaaccacaactgcaccaacaacaaccacaagtgctccaactacaaccacaactgctccaactacaaccacaactgcaccaacaacaaccacaactgttccaaccacaaccacaactgctccaacaacaacaactgctccaactacaaccacaactgctccaactacaaccacaactgcaccaataacaaccacaactgttccaacaacaaccacaactgcaccaacaacaaccacaactgctccaacaaccacaactgctccaactacaaccacaactgctccaactacaaccacaactgcaccaataacaaccacaactgttccaacaacaaccacaactgcaccaacaacgaccacaagtgctccaacaacgaccacaactgcaccaacaacgaccacaactgcaccaacaacaaccacaagtgctccatcaacgaccacaagtgctccaacaacaaccacaactgcaccaacaacaaccacaactgttccaaccacaaccacaactgctccaacaaccacaactgctccaactacaaccacaactgccccaacaacaaccacaagtgctccaacaacgaccacaagtgctccaacaacgaccacaactgcaccaacaacgaccacaactgcaccaacaacaaccacaagtgctccatcaacaaccacaagtgctccaacaacaaccacaactgcaccaacaacaaccacaactgttccaaccacaaccacaactgctccaacaaccacaactgctccaactacaaccacaactgctccaactacaaccacaactgcaccaataacaaccacaactgttccaacaacaaccacaactgctccaactacaacgacaactgctccaactacaaccacaactgcaccaacaacgaccacaactgttccaaccacaaccacaactgctccaacaaccacaactgctccaactacaaccacaactgcaccaataacaaccacaactgttccaacaaCAACCGCAACTGCTCCAACatccacaactgctccaactacaaccacaactgctccaactacaaccacaactgccccaacaacaaccacaactgccccaacaacaaccacaactgctccaacaacgaccacaagtgctgcaacaacgaccacaactacaccaacaacgaccacaactgcaccaacaacgaccacaagtgctccaactacaaccacaactgctccaactacaaccacaactgcaccaacaacaaccacaactgttccaaccacaaccacaactgctccaacaaccacaactgctccaactacaaccacaactgctccaactacaaccactACTGCACCaataacaaccacaactgttccaacaacaaccacaactgctccaactacaaccacaactgctccaactacaaccacaactgcaccaacaacgaccacaactgttccaaccacaaccacaactgctccaacaaccacaactgctccaactacaaccacaactgcaccaataacaaccacaactgttccaacaaCAACCGCAACTGCTCCAACatccacaactgctccaactacaaccacaactgctccaactacaaccacaactgccccaacaacaaccacaactgccccaacaacaaccacaactgctccaacaacgaccacaagtgctccaacaacgaccacaactacaccaacaacgaccacaactgcaccaacaacgaccacaagtgctccaactacaaccacaactgctccaactacaaccacaactgcaccaacaacaaccacaactgttccaaccacaaccacaactgctccaacaaccacaactgctccaactacaaccacaactgctccaactacaaccactACTGCACCaataacaaccacaactgttccaacaacaaccacaactgctccaactacaaccacaactgctccaactacaaccacaactgcaccaacaacgaccacaactgttccaaccacaaccacaactgctccaacaaccacaactgctccaactacaaccacaactgctccaactacaaccacaactgcaccaataacaaccacaactgttccaacaacaaccacaactgtaccaacaacaaccacaactgctccaactacaaccacaactgcaccaacaacaaccacaactgtttcaaccacaaccacaactgctccaactacaaccacaactgctccaacaacaaccacaactgcaccaacaacaaccacaactgctccaacaacatccacaagtgctccaacaacatctgctccaacaacgaccacaagtgctccaacaacgacaaCTGCTCCAATCACGACTACAACTGTTGCAcccacaaccacaactgcaccaacaacaaccacaagtgctccaactacaaccacaactgctccaactacaaccacagctgcaccaacaacaaccacaactcttccaaccacaaccacaactactccaacaaccacaactgctccaactacaaccacaagtgctccaactacaaccacaactgcaccaataacaaccacaactgttccaacaataaccacaactgcaccaacaacaacgacaagtgctccaactacaaccacaactgctccaacaataaccacaactgccccaacaacaaccacaagtgctccaacaacgaccacaagtgctccaacaacgaccacaactgcaccaacaacgaccacaactgcaccaacaacaaccacaagtgctccaacaacaaccacaactgccccaacaacaaccacaagtgctccaacaacgaccacaagtgctccaacaacaaccacaactgcaccaacaacgaccacaactgcaccaacaacaaccacaactgctccatcaacgaccacaagtgctccaacaacaaccacaactgcaccaacaacaaccacaactgctccaactacaaccacaactgcaccaacaacaaccacaactgtttcaaccacaaccacaactgctccaactacaaccacaactgctccaacaacaaccacaactgcaccaacaacaaccacaactgctccaacaacatccacaagTTCTCCAacaacaactgctccaacaacgaccacaagtgctccaacgaCAACTGCTCCAATCACGACTACAACCGTTGCAcccacaaccacaactgcaccaacaacatccacaagtgctccaaccacaaccacaactgctccaactacaaccacaactgcaccaacaacaaccacaactcttccaacaacaaccacaactgcaccaacaacaaccacaagtgctccaactacaaccacaactgctccaacaacaaccacaactgccccaacaacaaccacaagtgctccaacaacgaccacaagtgctccaacaacgaccacaactgcaccaacaacgaccacaactgcaccaacaacaaccacaagtgctccaacaacaaccacaagtgctccaacaacaaccacaactgccccaacaacaaccacaagtgctccaacaacgaccacaagtgctccaacaacaaccacaactgcaccaacaacgaccacaactgcaccaacaacaaccacaactgctccatcAACGACCACAAGtcctccaacaacaaccacaactgcatcaacaacaaccacaagtgctccaacaacgacaaCTGCTCCAATCACAACTACAATTGTTCCAACAagaaccacaactgctccaactacaaccacaactgcaccaacaacaaccacaagtgctccaactacaaccacaagtgctccaacaacaaccacaactgttccaacaacaaccacaactgcaccaacaacaaccacaactgctccaacaacatccacaagtgctccaacaacaactgctccaacaacgaccacaagtgctccaacgaCAACTGCTCCAATCACGACTACAACTGTTGCAcccacaaccacaactgcaccaacaacaaccacaagtgctccaactacaaccacaactgctccaactacaaccacaactgcaccaacaacaaccacaactgttccaaccacaaccacaactgctccaacaaccacaactgctccaactacaaccacaactgctccaactacaaccacaactgcaccaataacaaccacaactgttccaacaacaaccacaactgcaccaacaacaaccacgaGTGgtccaactacaaccacaactgcaccaacaacaaccacaagtgctccaacaacaaccacaactgcaccaacaacaaccacaactgcaccaacaacaaccacaagtgcaccaacaacaaccacaagtgcaccaacaacaaccacaagtgctccaacaacgaccacaagtgctccaagaacaaccacaactgcaccaacaacaaccaccagtgcaacaacaacaaccacaactgcaccaacaacaaccacaactgctgcaacaacatccacaagtgctccaacaacggcAACTGCTCCAGTCACAACTACAACtgttccaaccacaaccacaactgctccaacaacaaccacaagtgctccaacaacgaccacaagtgctccaacaacaaccacaactcctcCAACAACATCCACAGCTACAccaccaacaaccacaactgttccaacaaCAATCACAAcggcaccaacaacaaccacaactgctccaataatgaccacaagtgctccaacaacaagcACAAcggctccaacaacaaccacaagtgctccaataATGACCACAAGTGcacccacaacaaccacaactgttccaacaacatccacaattgctccaacaacaacaaatgctccaacaacaaccacaagtgctccaacaacaacaactgttccaactacaaccacaactgctccaacaacaatgacaactgttccaacaacaaccacaagtgcacccacaacaaccacaactgttccaacaacaaccacaactgcaccaacaacaagcacaactgctccaacaacaacgaCGAGTGCACCAGCAACAACttcaactgctccaacaacaccacgtgctccaacaacaacaacaacaaatgttccaacaaccacaactgttccaacaacaaccacaagtgctccaacaacatccacaactgttccaacaacaaccacaagtgctccaacaacgaccacaagtgctccaacaacaaccacaactgttcaaaccacaaccacaactgcaccaacgaCCACAAGTCCCCCATCAACAACTATAAGTGCGCCAACAACGACAACTGCACCACTAACAACAGCAGCTGCTCCAACAACAAGTGCTCCAATAACtccaactgctccaacaacgaccacagcCTCTCCAATCACAACTACAACTGTTcaaaccacaactgcaccaacatcaaccacaactgctccaacaacagcTACACCTGCTCCAACAACAatcacaactgctccaacaacgaccacaagtgctccaacaacaaccacaactgttccaacaacaaccacaacagcaccaacaacaaccacaactgctccaataatgaccacaagtgctccaacaacaaccacaatggcaccaacaacaaccacaagtgctccaataatgaccacaagtgctccaacgaCGACAACTGCTCCCATCACAACTGCAACTGTTCAACAAACAACCataactgcaccaacaacaaccacaactgcaccaacaacaaccacaactgttccaacaacatccacaactgcaccaacaacaaccacaactgctccaacaacatccacaagtgctccaacaacaacaactgttacaaccacaaccactactgctccaacaacaacaacaacaacaacaacagttgCACCCTCAACAACTGCAGCTGCTGAACCGACTTATGTCGTCCGATGTGTCTTAAGTGATACCCCATTTTCAGCTGATCTCAACGACCCTTCCAGCAGCGCTTCCATGGACGTTCGAGGACGTCTTATACCCACA TTGCTTTTCATCTATCGTGGACGATTTGGTGTCCTCATTGTTCGCGTCTTTATTGTTCAAttccg TCTACTTCCAGCACGAACGAACAGAACTGAAGTAGATGTGGGGGTTGTATTCCAACGAAACACAACAACTCTCCCATCAAATGCAGTTGTTGGTCAAACCTTGGTAGACGCTGTTAGTAACACCACCAATAACTTCAACATTACAATAGATGGTACAGCAGTATCGATACAAGATT CACCCGTAACTGATAATACCACGACCACTGCACCTACAATTGCCAATGCAACAACTGCCGCACCTGTGACCACTGCACCTACAACTACTACATCTGTGACCACTGCACCTACAACTGctgccacaacaaaacacaaaatcagcttAAGCACTACATTCCTCCTGGTGCTGCTGTCTTGGCTTCTGACAAATCAACTGCAGCATACTTGGTGA